In Penaeus monodon isolate SGIC_2016 chromosome 7, NSTDA_Pmon_1, whole genome shotgun sequence, the following are encoded in one genomic region:
- the LOC119575669 gene encoding uncharacterized protein LOC119575669 yields the protein MASGDRGNVSIFSIWFTVPQCAYPRLSSDRSFKQNLVYSVTVSSHSSRPCALTPNSIELNYIQLSWRTFARYPASRLRPMPTVALPRKLSVACGFFASVCPLVPITEPKGRVFNLREPEDGIEYFNTVVVQPHRKLVTNQGRGYHIRCKYQTQEKTVTNAFNVSGDFVTDVEWKAPNGSSFIGTTPLTATAPMPGCYMRIFAGTPDDKKVAENVRIGDPLTMEISLDDQEIYGMKVTDCLVRDGLGWGEQMLINEEGYVTPPYLWYM from the exons ATGGCATCGGGAGACCGTGGGAACGTGTCAATTTTCTCCATATGGTTCACTGTTCCCCAGTGCGCTTATCCGCGACTTAGCAGTGATAGGAGCTTCAAGCA GAATCTAGTTTACTCTGTCACGGTCTCGAGTCATTCCAGTCGACCGTGCGCCCTCACGCCCAATTCCATTGAACTTAACTACATCCAATTATCCTGGCGAACCTTTGCCAGGTATCCTGCCTCACGACTGCGTCCAATGCCGACAGTCGCGTTGC CACGGAAGCTGAGCGTTGCATGCGGCTTCTTCGCAAGCGTCTGTCCTTTGGTTCCAATCACAGAACCAAAGGGAAGAGTCTTCAATCTTCGTGAACCA GAGGACGGTATCGAGTACTTCAACACAGTGGTGGTACAACCACATAGGAAGCTGGTAACCAATCAGGGCCGTGGTTACCACATCCGCTGCAAATATCAAACGCAGGAGAAGACTGTTACCAACGCCTTCAATGTCAG CGGCGATTTCGTCACGGATGTCGAATGGAAGGCGCCCAACGGATCAAG CTTCATTGGTACGACGCCGCTCACAGCTACGGCGCCAATGCCAGGTTGCTACATGCGGATCTTCGCGGGAACTCCTGACGACAAAAAGGTCGCAGAGAACGTGCGCATCGGCGACCCATTAACCATGGAGATCTCCCTTGACGATCAAGAAATTTACGGCATGAAAGTTACGGACTGTCTTGTCCGCGACGGACTAGGTTGGGGAGAGCAAATGCTCATCAACGAAGAAGGGTATGTTACGCCTCCGTATTTgtggtatatgtaa
- the LOC119575670 gene encoding uncharacterized protein LOC119575670 — protein sequence MACRNLSRIQNDKEITIIYSNKLFSFVPNSCPVDYEILGGFEYESTKTKAIVRFQAHKFPYTSSVYYQCNVKLCIKNAGGCDDVPPVCVEGQNVLRRRRRDVSEVDGNGNLKEVEAEVDENLTIEVFTGLYVNEDDDQIPDPEQEILTPIKEELEDDPNTFCLSPKTFAIGIAIAGLLLMVAVIAAILILISRRRRRKEDSTTGSSIYSSPYTNTAYSHSS from the exons ATGGCGTGCAGGAAT CTTTCACGGATCcaaaatgacaaagaaataacaataatttacagCAACAAACTTTTCTCATTTGTACCCAACAGTTGTCCTGTCGACTACGAAATTTTGGGAGGCTTTGAGTATGAATCAACCAAGACGAAAGCCATCGTCCGTTTCCAGGCCCACAAGTTCCCGTACACCTCGTCTGTCTACTACCAGTGCAACGTCAAACTGTGTATCAAGAACGCGGGAGGCTGCGATGATGTG CCGCCCGTGTGCGTGGAGGGACAGAACGTACTGAGGCGTCGCCGCAGGGACGTATCGGAGGTCGACGGTAACGGTAACCTGAAGGAAGTGGAAGCCGAGGTCGACGAGAACCTCACCATTGAAGTCTTCACCGGGCTCTACGTCAACGAGGATGATGAC CAGATCCCAGATCCCGAGCAAGAGATCCTGACCCCCATTAAGGAAGAACTAGAGGATGATCCCAACACCTTCTGCCTTTCCCCGAAGACTTTCGCTATCGGCATCGCTATCGCCGGCCTCCTTCTGATGGTGGCTGTGATTGCTGCCATTCTCATCTTGATCTCCCGCCGACGTAGAAGGAAGGAGGACTCAACCACCGGATCTTCCATTTACTCAAGTCCTTACACCAACACGGCCTACAGCCACTCGTCGTAG